One Brassica napus cultivar Da-Ae chromosome A5, Da-Ae, whole genome shotgun sequence DNA window includes the following coding sequences:
- the LOC106367118 gene encoding uncharacterized protein LOC106367118 isoform X2: MGTPQTWDNSSISFFNSKSISESISWGMIIPDTELLPPSEYNTYADIEAVYECLQTEYGVGQEDLILYGQSVGSGPTLHLASKLPRLRGVVLHSGILSGLRVLCHVKFKFCCDIYSNINKIKKVKCPVLVIHGTEDDVVNWLHGNRLWKMAKEPYEPLWIKGGGHCNLEIYPEYIRHLYRFIQDMENTTTKSRLKKIWQEIRRRDESKGCCSFRLCRPKCPRCPKPSCDCSCGCCKWSCPSLKGCFSCCKKPTCGSSCCKCSCLSLKGCFTCWKKPSCVSNCCFPKLKCCSCFGKPRCPKCSCWKCLKCPESECCCCAGCFSWLCCCGGGRREGERETRGGTTMAKSEG, from the exons ATGGGAACGCCGCAGACTTGGGACAACTCTTCGATCTCTTTTTTCAACTCAAAGTCAATCTCCGAGTCAATCTCATGGG GTATGATTATTCCGGATACGGAGCTTCTACCG CCGAGTGAGTACAATACATATGCGGATATTGAGGCGGTTTACGAGTGTTTGCAGACAGAATATGGGGTTGGGCAGGAAGATTTGATCTTGTATGGTCAATCCGTTGGCAGTGGACCGACTCTGCACCTTGCTTCTAAGCTTCCTCGGCTTAGAGGTGTGGTCCTTCATAGTGGCATTCTCTCTGGTCTTCGTGTTCTCTGTCACGTCAAGTTCAAGTTTTGTTGCGACATTTATTCG AACATAAACAAGATCAAGAAGGTGAAATGTCCGGTTCTTGTCATACAC GGAACAGAGGATGATGTGGTAAATTGGCTACACGGAAACAGACTATGGAAGATGGCAAAGGAACCGTATGAACCGCTTTGGATAAAAGGTGGTGGACATTGCAACCTCGAGATTTATCCGGAATACATTAGACATCTCTATCGGTTTATACAAGACATGGAGAATACAACCACTAAATCTCGTCTCAAGAAGATTTGGCAAGAAATCCGTAGAAGAGACGAATCCAAAGGATGTTGTAGTTTTCGACTGTGCAGACCGAAATGCCCTCGGTGTCCCAAACCTAGTTGCGATTGTAGCTGCGGTTGTTGCAAGTGGTCATGTCCGTCGTTGAAGGGATGTTTCTCTTGCTGTAAGAAACCGACCTGTGGTAGTAGCTGTTGCAAATGCTCGTGTCTGTCGTTGAAGGGGTGTTTCACTTGCTGGAAGAAACCGAGCTGTGTTAGTAATTGCTGCTTTCCCAAGTTAAAATGCTGCAGTTGCTTTGGGAAGCCTAGGTGTCCGAAATGCTCTTGTTGGAAATGTCTAAAATGCCCTGAATCCGAGTGTTGTTGCTGTGCTGGTTGTTTTAGCTGGCTGTGTTGTTGTGGCGGAGGGAGGAGGGAGGGGGAGAGGGAGACGAGAGGAGGGACTACGATGGCTAAGAGTGAAGGGTAA
- the LOC106367118 gene encoding alpha/beta hydrolase domain-containing protein 17C-like isoform X1, whose amino-acid sequence MGCMFSHLAAKFAFFPPSPPTYQVTKTPDGKLTAVSSSTSSTFPAAGDASLDVRVVKTRRGNKVTAFYLRNPNARLTLLYSHGNAADLGQLFDLFFQLKVNLRVNLMGYDYSGYGASTGKPSEYNTYADIEAVYECLQTEYGVGQEDLILYGQSVGSGPTLHLASKLPRLRGVVLHSGILSGLRVLCHVKFKFCCDIYSNINKIKKVKCPVLVIHGTEDDVVNWLHGNRLWKMAKEPYEPLWIKGGGHCNLEIYPEYIRHLYRFIQDMENTTTKSRLKKIWQEIRRRDESKGCCSFRLCRPKCPRCPKPSCDCSCGCCKWSCPSLKGCFSCCKKPTCGSSCCKCSCLSLKGCFTCWKKPSCVSNCCFPKLKCCSCFGKPRCPKCSCWKCLKCPESECCCCAGCFSWLCCCGGGRREGERETRGGTTMAKSEG is encoded by the exons ATGGGGTGCATGTTCTCTCACCTCGCCGCCAAGTTCGCCTTTTTCCCTCCCTCTCCTCCGACCTACCAAGTCACAAAAACACCTGACGGAAAACTTACAGCCGTTTCCTCCTCCACTTCCTCAACTTTTCCCGCCGCCGGAGACGCATCGCTCGACGTCAGGGTGGTGAAGACGAGACGTGGAAACAAAGTCACAGCTTTTTACCTTAGAAACCCTAACGCGAGACTCACGCTTCTGTATTCACATGGGAACGCCGCAGACTTGGGACAACTCTTCGATCTCTTTTTTCAACTCAAAGTCAATCTCCGAGTCAATCTCATGGG GTATGATTATTCCGGATACGGAGCTTCTACCGGTAAG CCGAGTGAGTACAATACATATGCGGATATTGAGGCGGTTTACGAGTGTTTGCAGACAGAATATGGGGTTGGGCAGGAAGATTTGATCTTGTATGGTCAATCCGTTGGCAGTGGACCGACTCTGCACCTTGCTTCTAAGCTTCCTCGGCTTAGAGGTGTGGTCCTTCATAGTGGCATTCTCTCTGGTCTTCGTGTTCTCTGTCACGTCAAGTTCAAGTTTTGTTGCGACATTTATTCG AACATAAACAAGATCAAGAAGGTGAAATGTCCGGTTCTTGTCATACAC GGAACAGAGGATGATGTGGTAAATTGGCTACACGGAAACAGACTATGGAAGATGGCAAAGGAACCGTATGAACCGCTTTGGATAAAAGGTGGTGGACATTGCAACCTCGAGATTTATCCGGAATACATTAGACATCTCTATCGGTTTATACAAGACATGGAGAATACAACCACTAAATCTCGTCTCAAGAAGATTTGGCAAGAAATCCGTAGAAGAGACGAATCCAAAGGATGTTGTAGTTTTCGACTGTGCAGACCGAAATGCCCTCGGTGTCCCAAACCTAGTTGCGATTGTAGCTGCGGTTGTTGCAAGTGGTCATGTCCGTCGTTGAAGGGATGTTTCTCTTGCTGTAAGAAACCGACCTGTGGTAGTAGCTGTTGCAAATGCTCGTGTCTGTCGTTGAAGGGGTGTTTCACTTGCTGGAAGAAACCGAGCTGTGTTAGTAATTGCTGCTTTCCCAAGTTAAAATGCTGCAGTTGCTTTGGGAAGCCTAGGTGTCCGAAATGCTCTTGTTGGAAATGTCTAAAATGCCCTGAATCCGAGTGTTGTTGCTGTGCTGGTTGTTTTAGCTGGCTGTGTTGTTGTGGCGGAGGGAGGAGGGAGGGGGAGAGGGAGACGAGAGGAGGGACTACGATGGCTAAGAGTGAAGGGTAA